The Sulfurimonas hydrogeniphila genome includes a window with the following:
- the aguB gene encoding N-carbamoylputrescine amidase: MNKPVKAAAIQMSMSEDKNANVLKAGQFVREAAANGANIILLPELFEGLYFCKDMDEKYFAWAQPLKNNALIQHFAALAKELHVVVLVSYFEKADEGYFNSLVVVNADGAVLDNYRKTHIPDGPGYEEKFYFKPGNTGFKVYETAYGKIGVGICWDQWFCETARALTLMGAEILFYPTAIGSEPEIHLDSKEHWQRVQMGHAATNTVPVVVANRTGEEKGESCRLTFYGSSFITDYTGAKIAEASRWREEVIYAEFDLAENAKQREYWGLLRDRRPEMYAKICSK, translated from the coding sequence ATGAATAAACCGGTAAAAGCAGCTGCAATTCAGATGAGTATGAGCGAAGACAAAAACGCCAATGTTTTAAAAGCTGGGCAGTTTGTCCGTGAAGCTGCTGCAAACGGAGCAAATATCATACTTTTACCGGAACTTTTTGAAGGGCTCTATTTTTGCAAAGATATGGACGAAAAATACTTTGCATGGGCACAGCCTTTGAAAAATAACGCACTGATACAACATTTTGCGGCTTTGGCAAAAGAGTTACATGTAGTTGTCTTAGTGAGTTATTTTGAAAAAGCGGATGAAGGGTACTTTAATTCACTTGTCGTTGTCAATGCGGACGGAGCGGTGCTGGACAACTATCGTAAAACGCACATTCCTGACGGTCCGGGGTATGAAGAGAAATTTTACTTCAAACCGGGAAATACCGGCTTTAAGGTTTATGAAACGGCGTACGGAAAAATCGGGGTAGGCATCTGCTGGGACCAATGGTTCTGTGAAACGGCACGGGCATTGACTTTGATGGGTGCAGAGATTCTGTTTTATCCGACGGCTATAGGGAGTGAACCGGAGATTCATTTGGATTCAAAAGAGCACTGGCAACGGGTACAGATGGGACATGCCGCGACAAATACGGTACCGGTGGTTGTTGCAAACCGTACAGGAGAAGAAAAAGGGGAGAGCTGCAGGCTTACTTTTTACGGTTCTTCTTTTATTACAGACTATACAGGGGCAAAAATTGCAGAGGCTTCCCGTTGGAGAGAAGAGGTTATTTACGCTGAATTTGACCTGGCTGAGAATGCCAAACAAAGAGAATATTGGGGGCTGCTAAGAGACAGACGTCCTGAGATGTATGCTAAAATCTGCTCAAAATAA
- a CDS encoding FtsW/RodA/SpoVE family cell cycle protein — MNADRKLFTLVSLLIGISIVLSYTLTPYTTLLFGVNEFHFAIRQTVFGLMSLIIIFMLSQLDPDRWLKPIGFTLFFGSLILMIAMPFLPESIVSEVGGAKRWIKIAGFSLAPVEFFKVGFIYFLAWSFSRKLGHHDGMGLSGEFKRFMPYAVIFLGAMFIIAFLQKDLGQVVVLGATLLFMLIFAGSSFRFFFSILGVIFGAVILFIVTAQHRILRIKSWWALAQNSVLDLLPDAIADKLRVPVEVEPYQIGHSLNAIHNGGLFGTGLANGTFKLGFLSEVHTDFVLAGLAEEFGFFGVLCVVFIFLWMIQRIFKIANRTKDTSIYLFSIGIGLILSFSFLVNAYGISGITPIKGISVPFLSYGGSAMLGAAFGVGMVLMASKKAKMN; from the coding sequence GTGAACGCAGACAGAAAGCTTTTTACCCTCGTGTCACTTTTGATTGGTATCAGTATAGTACTTTCGTATACGCTGACGCCGTATACTACACTCTTGTTTGGCGTGAATGAATTTCATTTTGCCATAAGACAGACTGTTTTTGGGCTCATGAGTCTGATCATAATTTTTATGCTTTCACAGCTTGATCCGGACAGATGGCTCAAACCCATAGGTTTCACTCTCTTTTTTGGTTCTCTGATTTTAATGATAGCCATGCCTTTTTTGCCTGAAAGTATTGTTTCTGAAGTCGGCGGAGCAAAACGATGGATTAAAATAGCCGGCTTTTCGCTTGCTCCTGTTGAGTTTTTCAAAGTGGGCTTTATCTATTTTCTGGCCTGGAGCTTCTCTCGAAAACTCGGGCATCATGACGGTATGGGACTGAGTGGCGAGTTTAAAAGATTTATGCCCTATGCTGTTATTTTCTTAGGGGCAATGTTTATTATAGCCTTTTTGCAAAAAGATTTGGGTCAGGTTGTTGTTCTCGGAGCTACTTTGCTTTTTATGCTGATTTTTGCAGGGAGCAGTTTTCGGTTTTTCTTTTCTATCCTGGGTGTGATTTTTGGAGCAGTTATCCTCTTTATTGTAACGGCACAGCACAGAATACTCAGGATCAAATCATGGTGGGCTTTGGCACAAAACTCTGTGCTTGATCTTTTGCCTGATGCGATTGCCGATAAACTTCGGGTGCCTGTTGAAGTTGAACCATATCAGATAGGGCACTCTCTCAATGCTATACACAATGGCGGTCTTTTTGGTACAGGCCTTGCAAACGGAACATTTAAACTCGGTTTTTTAAGCGAGGTACATACAGACTTTGTTTTGGCAGGACTTGCGGAAGAGTTTGGATTTTTTGGTGTTTTATGTGTTGTTTTCATCTTTTTGTGGATGATTCAGCGTATATTTAAAATAGCCAACAGAACCAAAGATACAAGTATATATCTCTTTAGTATCGGCATCGGACTGATCCTCTCCTTTTCTTTCTTGGTAAATGCCTATGGAATAAGCGGTATAACACCTATTAAAGGGATTTCTGTTCCTTTTCTCTCTTATGGCGGTTCGGCAATGCTTGGTGCTGCTTTTGGTGTTGGTATGGTGTTGATGGCATCGAAAAAAGCAAAAATGAATTAA
- the murG gene encoding undecaprenyldiphospho-muramoylpentapeptide beta-N-acetylglucosaminyltransferase, which yields MKLCITGGGTGGHLMIAEALSEAAVADGYEVIFVGSTSGQDRKYFQKYSNFSNVYFLETTGVVNKKGIAKINALYKVFQAFLEARKILKKHKIQAVYSVGGFSAAPASFASLSLFIPLFIHEQNSVEGRLNRLLKKYAKSFISAYDKNSPVKGYPVKEFFYKNARCRDKLKTIIFLGGSHGAKAINDLALHVAYKLQKMDIAIIHQAGEADYERVRQEYDRLGVSVELYGFTKKLPELITRADLAVSRAGASTLWELTANGCPAFFVPYPHAAGDHQYYNAQFLVKDNVAWCEREGKNLKPKLIKVLKNPQLKKKSEKLLHYTNGNVAQQMIQDVQKKMK from the coding sequence ATGAAACTATGTATTACAGGCGGCGGAACAGGCGGGCATTTGATGATTGCCGAAGCTTTGTCAGAGGCTGCTGTAGCTGATGGATATGAGGTGATTTTTGTCGGTTCGACCTCGGGACAGGACAGAAAATATTTTCAAAAATACAGTAATTTTTCAAATGTCTATTTTTTAGAAACAACGGGTGTTGTGAACAAAAAGGGTATTGCAAAGATAAACGCACTCTATAAGGTTTTTCAAGCCTTCTTGGAGGCAAGAAAGATTCTGAAAAAACATAAAATACAAGCAGTTTACAGTGTTGGCGGATTTTCTGCGGCACCGGCATCTTTTGCTTCTTTGAGCCTTTTTATACCGCTTTTTATTCATGAGCAAAATTCGGTTGAGGGCAGACTCAACAGGCTTTTAAAAAAATATGCCAAAAGTTTCATTTCTGCTTATGACAAAAATTCTCCTGTAAAGGGGTATCCTGTCAAAGAGTTTTTTTATAAAAATGCCAGGTGCAGAGACAAACTGAAAACCATTATATTTTTAGGCGGTTCTCATGGGGCAAAGGCAATTAATGATTTGGCTTTACATGTAGCCTATAAGTTGCAAAAGATGGATATTGCCATCATACACCAGGCCGGAGAGGCTGATTATGAAAGGGTCAGGCAGGAGTATGACAGACTTGGTGTTTCAGTTGAGCTTTATGGATTTACAAAAAAACTGCCGGAGTTGATTACACGTGCCGATTTGGCTGTTTCGCGTGCAGGCGCTTCAACACTTTGGGAACTCACAGCAAACGGGTGTCCTGCGTTTTTTGTTCCCTATCCGCATGCTGCAGGTGATCATCAGTATTATAATGCGCAGTTTCTTGTCAAAGACAATGTGGCATGGTGCGAACGTGAAGGGAAAAATTTGAAACCAAAACTAATCAAGGTACTTAAAAATCCGCAACTCAAAAAAAAGAGTGAAAAGCTTCTGCACTACACAAACGGGAATGTCGCACAGCAGATGATTCAAGATGTACAAAAGAAGATGAAATGA
- the mqnP gene encoding menaquinone biosynthesis prenyltransferase MqnP has protein sequence MQRILQKAKDFNELVMFEHSVFSLPFIFIAMIVAADGWFGLWLLVLGVLAALSARNFAMGVNRYADRDIDAKNPRTSSRPNVDGRLDRGSILIFVIVNALIFIAVAYMINSLAFALSIPILFVLAAYSYFKRFSSLAHVVLGIALGLAPIAGVVAVNAAIPLWSVLLSLGVIFWVAGFDLLYSLQDIDFDKDNDLYSIPSRYGADATLFISALFHALAVLFWLLFVWAADLGMFAYAAALGSGFVLYYEQMLVRKDFTKIDRAFFTVNGYLGIAFLILIIIDRTLS, from the coding sequence TTGCAGCGGATACTACAAAAAGCAAAAGATTTTAATGAACTTGTGATGTTTGAACATTCCGTCTTTTCCCTGCCATTCATTTTTATAGCGATGATAGTGGCAGCGGATGGTTGGTTCGGTTTATGGCTTTTGGTTCTTGGTGTTTTGGCGGCACTCAGTGCTAGAAATTTTGCAATGGGTGTAAACCGTTATGCCGATCGTGATATTGATGCAAAAAACCCAAGAACAAGCAGCCGTCCGAATGTAGACGGCAGACTTGACAGGGGAAGCATACTTATATTTGTCATTGTAAATGCGCTTATTTTTATTGCCGTAGCCTATATGATAAATTCTCTTGCCTTTGCTCTGAGTATTCCTATTTTATTTGTTCTGGCTGCATACTCTTATTTTAAGCGTTTTTCGTCTTTGGCACATGTGGTTTTGGGTATAGCACTTGGACTGGCCCCGATTGCCGGAGTGGTTGCGGTCAATGCGGCTATACCTTTATGGTCTGTCCTGCTTTCTCTGGGTGTCATTTTTTGGGTGGCAGGATTTGACCTGCTCTATTCTTTACAGGATATAGATTTTGACAAAGACAATGATCTTTACTCTATACCGTCGCGTTACGGAGCAGATGCCACACTCTTTATCTCTGCTCTTTTTCATGCCTTGGCCGTTTTGTTCTGGCTGCTTTTTGTATGGGCGGCAGATCTTGGCATGTTTGCGTACGCAGCGGCTTTGGGCAGTGGTTTTGTACTTTATTATGAGCAAATGCTTGTACGAAAAGATTTTACAAAAATAGACCGTGCTTTTTTTACCGTCAACGGCTATCTGGGCATTGCCTTTTTAATTTTAATTATTATTGACAGGACACTCTCATGA
- a CDS encoding peptidylprolyl isomerase, with product MAWATARHILVESEEKCNELKNEIQNGADFAEVAKANSTCPSSANGGDLGKFGPGQMVPEFDEAVFSGDVGVVYGPIQTQFGYHLLEVTGRG from the coding sequence ATGGCATGGGCAACAGCAAGACATATACTTGTAGAGAGTGAAGAAAAGTGTAATGAATTGAAAAACGAAATACAAAACGGAGCGGATTTTGCGGAGGTGGCAAAAGCAAATTCCACATGTCCTTCTTCGGCAAACGGCGGAGATTTGGGGAAATTCGGACCGGGACAAATGGTTCCTGAATTTGATGAGGCTGTATTTAGCGGGGATGTCGGTGTTGTGTACGGACCGATTCAAACACAGTTTGGCTATCATCTTTTAGAAGTAACAGGCAGAGGATAG
- a CDS encoding DUF420 domain-containing protein, giving the protein MDYMFTQGFLGTRAPLFMDVVTLIVAVLPLLVYGAISLARKKLYRAHGIIQNTIFAVSVIVVGYFEYGVRMGGGFDAFMEGSGVSHTYASLVLGLHVIIAVLTLVYWSRTIAKANYQAIKGVLPGLKSNEHKLLALKTFLGIVFTSFSGIWVYLLLFVY; this is encoded by the coding sequence ATGGATTATATGTTTACGCAGGGGTTTTTGGGAACAAGAGCCCCTTTGTTTATGGATGTTGTGACACTTATTGTAGCAGTTTTGCCATTATTGGTATATGGAGCAATATCTTTGGCAAGAAAAAAGCTTTACAGGGCGCACGGAATTATTCAAAATACCATTTTTGCAGTATCGGTCATTGTTGTCGGATACTTTGAATACGGTGTCCGTATGGGCGGAGGATTTGATGCTTTTATGGAAGGAAGCGGTGTTTCACATACTTACGCTTCTCTTGTACTGGGCTTACATGTAATCATAGCCGTACTTACATTGGTATACTGGAGTCGTACAATAGCAAAAGCAAATTATCAGGCTATAAAAGGAGTGCTTCCTGGGTTAAAGTCCAATGAGCATAAATTATTGGCTTTGAAAACTTTTTTGGGTATAGTTTTTACTTCATTTAGCGGTATTTGGGTATATTTGCTGTTGTTTGTTTACTAG
- a CDS encoding DedA family protein, whose translation MIQELAQDLVDLIFDWGYPGIFIMMAIESSFIPFPSEIVLVPAGYLAAKGDMSIAYIMGSALGGSLVGAFVNYYLALTLGRKFLLKFGKYFFIFPETLDKMENYFQSHGHISTFTGRLIPGIRQLISIPAGLARMNIVEFSFFTTLGAGIWALILTLLGYFIGENETLIQEYLKEITIIVFVLLVILVWIYYTYQKRKA comes from the coding sequence ATGATACAGGAACTGGCGCAGGATTTGGTAGATTTGATATTTGACTGGGGATATCCCGGTATTTTTATTATGATGGCGATTGAATCTTCTTTTATTCCTTTTCCGAGTGAAATTGTTTTGGTTCCTGCCGGATATCTGGCAGCAAAAGGAGATATGAGCATAGCTTACATTATGGGAAGTGCTTTGGGCGGTTCTTTGGTTGGAGCTTTTGTGAATTACTATCTGGCACTGACACTGGGACGGAAATTTCTTTTGAAATTCGGGAAATATTTTTTTATTTTTCCAGAGACACTTGATAAAATGGAAAATTATTTTCAAAGCCACGGGCATATCTCTACTTTTACAGGCAGGCTTATTCCGGGAATTCGACAGCTTATTTCGATTCCGGCAGGACTTGCCCGCATGAATATCGTTGAGTTTTCTTTTTTTACCACGCTGGGAGCCGGAATCTGGGCGCTGATTTTGACACTTTTGGGCTATTTTATAGGAGAAAATGAGACGCTTATACAAGAATACTTAAAAGAGATAACTATAATAGTTTTTGTTTTGTTGGTAATATTAGTCTGGATATACTACACTTATCAAAAAAGAAAGGCATAA
- the bcp gene encoding thioredoxin-dependent thiol peroxidase: MIEVGEKAPDFCLPNQDDVEMCLRDLKGKWIVLYFYPRDNTPGCTTEACEFTEAAPDFSSLDAVILGVSADSTKKHRNFIEKHNLGITLLSDESTEMMQKYGVWQLKKNYGKEYMGIVRSTFIIDPEGIVRAKWEKVRVKGHVEAVKEKLKELQQS, translated from the coding sequence ATGATAGAAGTTGGAGAGAAGGCACCGGATTTTTGCCTGCCGAATCAGGATGATGTTGAGATGTGTCTGCGGGATTTAAAAGGAAAATGGATAGTGTTGTATTTTTACCCGAGAGACAATACCCCGGGATGTACAACAGAAGCCTGTGAGTTTACGGAGGCTGCTCCGGATTTTTCATCATTGGATGCGGTGATTCTTGGGGTGAGTGCAGACAGTACGAAAAAGCACAGGAACTTCATAGAAAAACACAATTTAGGCATTACGCTTTTGAGTGATGAAAGTACCGAGATGATGCAGAAGTACGGTGTGTGGCAGTTGAAGAAAAACTATGGCAAAGAGTATATGGGCATTGTCCGTTCCACATTCATTATAGACCCTGAGGGCATTGTGCGTGCGAAATGGGAAAAAGTGCGTGTCAAAGGACATGTAGAAGCTGTCAAAGAAAAACTCAAAGAACTGCAGCAGTCATAA
- the miaA gene encoding tRNA (adenosine(37)-N6)-dimethylallyltransferase MiaA produces MSFKQIAIIGPTASGKSDLAISVAQQTNACILSIDSLSIYKEIDIVSAKPSSEELTQIKHYGINELFVNEHFSVDIFIDLYKKVRLTCKEENKNLVIVGGTSFYLKSLLEGLSTLPDITQEHSLHVTKKLQNLDACYAFLVQTDPEYMQKIASSDRYRIEKALLIYEASGISASEWFRQNPPKPIIEDIDIYNIDVQRDVLRQRIQKRTQKMYEKGLIDEVCFLEQKYTRTPHAMGAIGIMEVLDFLDGKIKQDEMLSLISTHTAQLAKRQQTFNRTQFKNVTNAKLEDLEELILSRF; encoded by the coding sequence ATGAGTTTCAAACAGATTGCCATTATAGGACCAACGGCCTCGGGAAAAAGTGACTTGGCCATCAGCGTTGCACAACAGACAAATGCCTGCATTCTCTCCATAGATTCACTGAGCATCTATAAAGAAATTGACATCGTCTCGGCAAAGCCTTCTTCTGAAGAACTCACACAAATCAAACATTACGGTATCAATGAACTTTTTGTCAATGAACATTTCAGTGTTGATATTTTTATAGATTTGTATAAAAAAGTACGCCTTACATGTAAAGAAGAAAACAAAAATCTCGTCATCGTCGGCGGCACCTCTTTTTACCTCAAATCTTTGCTTGAAGGGCTCTCGACACTTCCCGATATTACACAGGAACACAGTTTACATGTAACGAAGAAACTGCAAAATCTGGATGCCTGTTATGCATTTTTGGTACAAACAGATCCAGAATATATGCAAAAAATCGCCTCCAGTGACAGATACCGTATAGAAAAAGCGCTCCTGATTTATGAAGCATCGGGTATCTCTGCGAGTGAATGGTTCCGACAAAATCCGCCAAAGCCCATTATCGAGGACATAGATATTTACAATATTGACGTCCAAAGAGATGTTTTGCGCCAACGCATCCAAAAAAGAACACAGAAAATGTATGAAAAAGGACTGATTGACGAGGTTTGTTTTTTGGAACAAAAATATACAAGAACACCCCATGCCATGGGCGCCATCGGCATAATGGAAGTGCTTGATTTTTTAGACGGCAAAATAAAACAAGATGAAATGCTCTCTCTTATCTCTACACACACCGCACAGCTTGCAAAAAGACAACAGACTTTTAACCGCACGCAGTTTAAGAATGTCACAAATGCAAAGCTTGAAGATTTGGAAGAACTTATTTTGAGCAGATTTTAG
- a CDS encoding GNAT family N-acyltransferase, with the protein MNFTFLEVSDKKTLDKVFAFRYKILREIYPEYLEKNALKDEKEYDKYDAYSVHFAALDEEENVCATVRLIYNSPIGYPTQNSARFDNSMFEKNKLGEMSRIFVDKKYRSMKTTKVIIEAVKHYMYGKMLEEGIEYTYGNLEKNFLRLLKIYKMPYKPVGKLQQHQDFGWRYPCILYTKELGCVNPELVKLWGTME; encoded by the coding sequence ATGAATTTTACATTTTTAGAGGTAAGCGATAAAAAAACCCTGGACAAAGTTTTTGCTTTTAGGTATAAAATACTGAGGGAAATATATCCGGAATATCTGGAAAAAAATGCTCTTAAAGATGAAAAAGAGTATGACAAATATGACGCATATTCGGTACATTTTGCAGCATTGGATGAAGAAGAGAATGTCTGTGCAACAGTACGCCTGATTTATAATTCTCCCATTGGATATCCGACACAAAACAGTGCAAGGTTTGACAACAGTATGTTTGAAAAAAACAAACTTGGCGAGATGTCACGAATCTTTGTTGATAAAAAATACAGAAGTATGAAGACGACAAAAGTTATTATAGAAGCGGTAAAACATTATATGTATGGTAAAATGCTAGAAGAGGGAATAGAATATACATATGGAAATCTTGAAAAAAACTTTTTACGGCTGTTGAAAATATACAAAATGCCATATAAACCGGTAGGAAAGCTTCAGCAGCATCAAGATTTTGGATGGCGTTATCCTTGTATTTTATATACGAAAGAACTTGGGTGTGTAAATCCCGAATTAGTAAAATTATGGGGGACAATGGAGTGA
- a CDS encoding FIST N-terminal domain-containing protein: protein MKQYNHIYTDLDAFHSFLQEAAIDVNQKNILIQLFSSLESKEALQKTAAEIYATFTDALLIGASAAGEIANGEMLDSSTVVSITLFEKTTLHAYYERGEDSYRLGHTLSKKIFGKDTKCVITFLDGLQHNGEEYLEGLASCNFNHAVIAGGMAADMLHFQQTYTVFEDKVFDGGAVCVTLQGEALEVFQDYNLGWRAVGPTFMITKSEGARVYEIDHRPIKDVYAEVLGDFAVDNMPASTIEFPLICQEKDMPVARSMLSMFDDGSLLYGGNLAEGEEVRFGIGSRTLVNQYTLKEGITDTDSLQACFIYSCIARKQFLDKELEKIFRLLENIAPTSGFFTFGEFFLNEKKARLLNITTTILFLREKGTQTRKHTLNEKRKLKNSSKTDSALFNLIDYVTTELKEKEKHFKASKFKLDEFLKALDSVVIISRTDTLGNITYVNERFEEVSGYKKEELIGQAHSIVRDPDVPDEVFAEMWREIKKGNIWQGEFANRAKDGSSYYVKSSIIPIHDENNEIIEYMAIREDVTSLVESRKKAEAAETAQAMFLANMSHEIRTPMNGILGFTELLSKTRLDATQEKYLNVISSSTKTLLNIVNDILDSSKITNNKISLEKVPLNPFVEFATTYELLKSVADEKGLHYTLEIDNAISVCLYSDATRLRQVMINLLSNAIKFTPECGTVKLSISLVRETATQQRLHFSIKDSGIGIAQDKLEEIFKPFAQAETSITRRFGGTGLGLSISADLLHVFGSELRVESVEDKGSEFFFYLDFDLCDADEETLQEDNIYGECQQEGVCDKLSLHVLVAEDYEINRMLIESIFRKYTNITLEFAHNGKEAVDKVAQNEYDLVFMDINMPVMNGLEATKLIRKELQSDVAIVALTANAIKGDREKFLACGMNEYLSKPIDSEELETILSKYSRQHRDVIQIDIEKILLQVNKKVGVSKEVGLKLLRLFLESLHELVPLLEDAFVREDNKKIYETAHKIKGAAGALFLEELYTLMQETEKSALEENALQHKNKTEVLYEYIEAFETGVAQYH from the coding sequence ATGAAACAGTACAATCATATATATACAGATTTGGATGCTTTTCACAGCTTTTTGCAAGAGGCAGCCATTGATGTAAATCAAAAAAATATTTTAATTCAACTGTTCAGCTCTTTGGAATCAAAAGAGGCACTGCAAAAAACCGCTGCAGAGATATATGCGACTTTTACAGATGCCCTGCTCATCGGTGCTTCTGCGGCAGGAGAAATTGCAAACGGAGAGATGCTCGACAGCAGTACGGTTGTCAGCATAACACTTTTTGAAAAAACAACGCTGCATGCATATTATGAAAGAGGAGAGGACTCTTATAGACTCGGGCACACTTTGTCAAAAAAGATTTTTGGCAAAGATACAAAATGTGTCATTACCTTTTTGGACGGTCTGCAGCATAACGGAGAGGAGTACCTTGAAGGGCTTGCCTCCTGTAATTTCAATCATGCGGTCATTGCCGGAGGGATGGCTGCAGATATGCTTCATTTTCAACAGACCTATACAGTTTTTGAAGACAAAGTGTTTGACGGTGGTGCGGTATGTGTTACCCTGCAAGGGGAGGCACTGGAAGTGTTTCAGGATTATAACCTGGGTTGGAGAGCTGTCGGCCCGACTTTTATGATTACAAAATCCGAAGGTGCAAGAGTATATGAAATCGATCACCGTCCTATCAAAGATGTGTATGCCGAAGTGCTTGGTGATTTCGCCGTGGACAATATGCCGGCTTCAACGATAGAATTTCCGCTCATCTGCCAGGAAAAAGATATGCCTGTCGCAAGATCCATGCTCAGTATGTTTGATGACGGAAGTTTATTGTACGGCGGTAATTTGGCGGAGGGAGAAGAGGTGCGTTTTGGTATAGGCAGCAGAACTCTTGTGAACCAGTATACTCTCAAAGAAGGCATAACGGATACAGACTCTTTGCAGGCCTGCTTTATATACTCCTGTATTGCAAGAAAACAGTTTTTGGACAAAGAGCTGGAGAAAATATTTCGATTGCTTGAAAATATTGCACCCACCAGCGGTTTTTTTACCTTTGGAGAGTTTTTCTTAAATGAAAAAAAAGCAAGACTGCTCAATATCACGACAACAATTTTATTTTTGCGTGAAAAAGGGACCCAAACACGCAAGCATACGCTCAATGAAAAAAGAAAACTGAAAAACAGTTCCAAAACAGACAGTGCCCTTTTTAATCTGATTGACTATGTGACAACCGAGTTGAAGGAAAAAGAGAAGCACTTTAAAGCGTCAAAGTTTAAACTTGACGAGTTTTTAAAAGCACTTGACAGTGTTGTTATTATTTCAAGAACAGACACTTTGGGAAACATTACCTATGTGAATGAACGTTTTGAAGAGGTGAGCGGGTATAAAAAAGAAGAACTTATCGGTCAGGCGCACAGTATTGTCCGTGATCCGGATGTGCCTGACGAGGTCTTTGCCGAGATGTGGAGAGAAATAAAAAAAGGAAATATCTGGCAGGGAGAGTTTGCCAACAGAGCAAAAGACGGCAGCAGTTACTATGTCAAAAGCTCTATTATTCCCATTCATGATGAAAATAATGAGATTATAGAATATATGGCAATTCGTGAAGATGTAACCTCTTTGGTGGAGAGTAGAAAAAAGGCTGAAGCAGCCGAAACAGCACAGGCAATGTTTTTGGCAAATATGAGTCATGAAATCAGAACTCCGATGAACGGAATTTTGGGTTTTACGGAGTTGCTGAGTAAAACACGGCTGGATGCGACACAGGAAAAATATCTCAATGTTATCAGCTCTTCGACAAAAACGCTGCTCAATATTGTCAATGATATTTTAGACTCTTCAAAAATAACCAACAATAAAATCTCACTTGAAAAGGTGCCGTTGAATCCTTTTGTGGAATTTGCAACAACCTATGAACTGCTCAAATCAGTAGCAGACGAAAAAGGCCTGCACTATACACTTGAAATTGACAATGCTATCTCTGTATGTTTGTACAGTGATGCTACCCGTCTGCGACAGGTCATGATAAATCTACTCTCAAATGCCATTAAATTTACTCCCGAATGCGGTACTGTGAAGTTGAGTATATCTTTGGTCAGGGAAACTGCGACACAGCAAAGACTCCATTTTAGTATCAAAGACAGTGGCATTGGCATTGCACAGGACAAACTCGAAGAGATATTCAAGCCTTTTGCCCAGGCGGAGACATCGATAACGAGAAGATTCGGAGGAACAGGACTCGGTTTGAGCATCAGTGCTGATCTGCTTCATGTATTTGGCAGTGAACTGCGGGTAGAGTCTGTTGAAGACAAAGGCAGTGAATTTTTCTTTTATCTGGATTTTGATCTGTGTGATGCGGATGAAGAAACGCTCCAAGAAGACAATATATATGGAGAGTGTCAGCAAGAGGGGGTATGTGACAAGCTCTCTTTACATGTACTTGTCGCAGAAGATTATGAAATAAACAGAATGCTGATAGAGTCAATTTTCAGGAAGTATACAAATATAACCCTCGAATTTGCACATAACGGGAAAGAGGCCGTGGATAAAGTGGCACAAAACGAGTATGATCTGGTTTTTATGGATATAAATATGCCGGTGATGAATGGTCTTGAAGCGACAAAACTTATACGCAAAGAACTGCAGTCTGATGTTGCCATTGTGGCACTGACGGCAAATGCCATCAAAGGAGACCGGGAAAAATTTCTTGCCTGCGGTATGAATGAGTATCTGAGCAAGCCGATAGACAGTGAGGAACTGGAAACGATTTTGTCAAAATACTCAAGACAACACAGAGATGTCATACAAATAGATATAGAAAAAATCTTACTGCAGGTAAATAAAAAAGTAGGTGTCAGCAAAGAGGTCGGATTAAAACTTTTGAGGTTGTTTTTAGAGAGTCTGCATGAGCTTGTACCTCTTCTTGAAGATGCCTTTGTTCGCGAAGACAACAAAAAAATATATGAGACGGCACACAAAATAAAAGGTGCGGCAGGGGCACTTTTTCTTGAGGAACTCTACACCCTCATGCAAGAGACAGAAAAGAGTGCCTTGGAAGAAAATGCTTTGCAACACAAAAACAAAACAGAAGTGCTTTATGAATATATTGAAGCATTTGAAACAGGAGTTGCACAATATCATTAA